In a single window of the Novosphingobium sp. IK01 genome:
- a CDS encoding Hsp33 family molecular chaperone HslO — MTEQTETGFDQVLQFTVPARDARGRVVRLGPVLDTVLSAHSYPAPIRKVLAEALVLTALLGALLKDDDGQLTMQAQTQDGVVELLVCDYRGGEVRGYVRHDRARLDELGPNPSLHALFGDGYLAITFDLASSDQRYQGIVPLEGESLAQACEAYFFQSEQVPTLIRVGVSQQDGHCVAGGMLVQHLPDGEEGRERLHARLDHPEWEHIAALAGTLSVEELTDPALGLESLVWRLFHEESEVRVARGTVLSRGCRCTSEYYREILARFGEAERAEMADENGEIVVDCAFCSRAFPIHF; from the coding sequence ATGACCGAACAGACCGAAACCGGATTTGATCAGGTTCTTCAGTTCACCGTTCCCGCGCGCGATGCGCGGGGGCGCGTGGTTCGCCTTGGGCCGGTGCTCGACACCGTGCTCTCGGCCCATTCCTATCCCGCCCCGATCCGCAAGGTGCTGGCCGAGGCCCTCGTGCTCACCGCCCTGCTGGGCGCGCTGCTCAAGGACGACGATGGCCAGCTGACGATGCAGGCCCAGACGCAGGATGGCGTCGTCGAACTGCTCGTGTGCGATTATCGCGGCGGCGAAGTGCGCGGCTATGTCCGCCACGACCGCGCGCGCCTCGACGAACTGGGGCCGAATCCCTCGCTTCATGCGCTGTTCGGCGATGGCTATCTGGCGATCACCTTCGATCTGGCCAGCAGCGACCAGCGCTATCAGGGCATCGTCCCGCTCGAAGGCGAAAGCCTGGCCCAGGCCTGCGAAGCCTATTTCTTCCAGTCCGAACAGGTGCCCACGCTGATCCGTGTCGGGGTGAGCCAGCAGGACGGCCACTGCGTGGCCGGTGGCATGCTGGTGCAGCATCTGCCCGATGGCGAGGAAGGGCGCGAGCGGCTCCATGCCCGGCTCGACCATCCCGAATGGGAGCACATCGCGGCGCTGGCCGGGACGCTGAGCGTCGAAGAACTGACCGATCCGGCGCTCGGCCTCGAAAGTCTGGTCTGGCGCCTGTTCCACGAGGAAAGCGAGGTGCGCGTTGCGCGTGGCACCGTGCTGAGCCGTGGCTGCCGCTGCACGAGCGAGTATTACCGCGAGATTCTGGCTCGTTTCGGCGAGGCAGAGCGCGCCGAGATGGCCGATGAAAACGGCGAGATCGTCGTCGATTGCGCGTTCTGTTCGCGCGCCTTCCCGATCCATTTCTGA
- a CDS encoding regulatory protein RecX — protein MNPPHRSDRRNRATVRPHPLDAARLDELALAYVARFATSTGKLAAYLARKLRERGWDEDAAAPPDVEAVVERMARAGYVSDEGYARMRSASLRRRGLGARRIAQDLGQAGIDADMREEALGSRQDARAAALTLARKRRLGPFAGARGDEADGGDAGARLDPAQREKQIAVFLRAGHPLATARALVNAASVSEAEEWVYEADD, from the coding sequence GTGAACCCGCCCCATCGATCAGATCGTCGCAACCGTGCGACCGTTCGCCCCCATCCGCTCGATGCGGCCCGACTCGATGAACTGGCGCTGGCCTATGTCGCCCGTTTTGCCACCAGCACCGGCAAGCTGGCCGCCTATCTGGCCCGAAAGCTGCGTGAACGCGGCTGGGACGAGGACGCCGCCGCGCCGCCCGACGTGGAGGCCGTGGTCGAGCGCATGGCCCGCGCGGGCTATGTCAGCGACGAGGGCTATGCCCGCATGCGCAGCGCCAGTTTGCGCCGCCGGGGGCTTGGCGCAAGGCGGATCGCCCAGGATCTGGGGCAGGCGGGAATCGACGCAGACATGCGCGAGGAGGCGCTCGGTTCGCGGCAGGACGCGCGCGCTGCCGCGCTCACGCTGGCCCGCAAGCGGCGTCTGGGGCCCTTTGCGGGCGCAAGGGGTGATGAGGCGGATGGGGGCGATGCCGGGGCGCGGCTCGACCCGGCGCAGCGCGAAAAGCAGATTGCGGTTTTTCTCAGGGCCGGTCACCCCCTTGCCACGGCGCGCGCGCTCGTGAATGCAGCGAGTGTTTCCGAGGCGGAAGAGTGGGTTTATGAAGCAGACGATTAA
- a CDS encoding DUF192 domain-containing protein gives MKQTIKTAAAGVMLALAAGVVACAPATADAGAHDKKHEKSGAAAPASVHPISGLKVVPLTISTKNGRHTFRVEVAVSEEEQAKGLMFRTQMGADEGMIFPMDPPRMAAFWMKNTVIPLDIVFIGPDHRVLNVAANAVPYDLTPLPSVDRAAGVLELNGGRAAQIGLKAGDKVVW, from the coding sequence ATGAAGCAGACGATTAAGACAGCCGCGGCAGGTGTGATGCTGGCCCTTGCCGCTGGCGTGGTGGCTTGCGCCCCCGCGACGGCGGACGCGGGCGCGCACGACAAGAAGCACGAAAAGAGCGGGGCCGCAGCCCCGGCCAGCGTCCACCCGATCTCGGGCCTCAAGGTCGTGCCGCTGACGATCAGCACCAAAAACGGGCGCCACACGTTCCGCGTCGAAGTGGCGGTGAGCGAGGAAGAACAGGCCAAGGGCCTGATGTTCCGCACCCAGATGGGCGCCGACGAGGGCATGATCTTCCCGATGGACCCGCCGCGCATGGCCGCGTTCTGGATGAAGAACACGGTGATCCCGCTCGACATCGTGTTCATCGGCCCCGACCATCGCGTGCTCAACGTGGCGGCCAATGCCGTGCCTTACGACCTGACCCCACTTCCTTCGGTCGACCGGGCCGCGGGCGTGCTCGAACTCAATGGTGGCCGCGCGGCACAGATTGGGCTCAAGGCAGGCGACAAGGTCGTCTGGTAA
- the argF gene encoding ornithine carbamoyltransferase, with product MIETGTETGRHFLNLSDAGHDAVAAMLADAVARKAARATFAKGRVDDDAPLAGRVLALVFEKNSTRTRVSFDMAMRQLGGSALILDAGTTQLGRGETIADTARVLSRMVDAIMLRTDDHAKVEELAHYASVPVINGLTDLSHPCQIMADLLTVIEQGKPLEGLEVAWLGDGNNVLNSIVEAAGLMKFNVRIGVPEGYDCDAGFVARAQAAGAKITVHRDAVQAVAGADVVVTDTWISMGQAHAEAKLAAMAPFQVNEALMAHAKGDALFLHCLPAHRNEEVTDAVIDGPRSVVWDEAENRIHAQKSVLRWAFGQI from the coding sequence ATGATTGAGACGGGGACTGAAACGGGACGGCATTTCCTCAATCTGTCCGATGCGGGCCACGATGCGGTGGCGGCCATGCTGGCCGACGCCGTGGCCCGCAAGGCTGCGCGCGCGACGTTTGCCAAGGGGCGTGTCGACGACGATGCGCCGCTGGCCGGGCGTGTTCTGGCGCTGGTTTTCGAGAAGAATTCCACGCGCACGCGCGTTTCGTTCGACATGGCGATGCGCCAGCTCGGTGGCTCGGCGCTGATCCTCGATGCCGGGACGACCCAGCTTGGCCGGGGCGAGACGATTGCCGACACCGCGCGCGTGCTCAGCCGCATGGTCGATGCGATCATGCTGCGCACCGACGACCACGCCAAAGTCGAGGAACTGGCCCATTATGCCAGCGTGCCGGTCATCAATGGCCTGACCGACCTTTCGCACCCGTGCCAGATCATGGCCGACCTGTTGACCGTGATCGAGCAGGGCAAGCCGCTCGAAGGGCTGGAAGTGGCCTGGCTCGGCGATGGCAACAACGTGCTCAATTCGATTGTCGAGGCCGCCGGACTGATGAAGTTCAACGTGCGCATCGGCGTTCCCGAAGGCTATGACTGCGACGCGGGCTTCGTGGCGCGCGCGCAAGCCGCCGGGGCGAAGATCACGGTCCATCGCGATGCGGTGCAGGCCGTGGCGGGGGCCGATGTCGTCGTCACCGACACCTGGATCTCGATGGGGCAGGCCCATGCCGAGGCCAAGCTGGCGGCCATGGCGCCGTTTCAGGTGAACGAGGCGCTCATGGCCCATGCGAAGGGCGATGCGCTGTTCCTTCATTGCCTGCCGGCCCACCGCAACGAGGAAGTGACCGACGCGGTGATCGACGGGCCGCGCTCGGTGGTCTGGGACGAGGCGGAAAACCGCATCCATGCCCAGAAATCGGTGCTGCGCTGGGCCTTCGGGCAGATTTAA
- a CDS encoding polyhydroxyalkanoic acid system family protein produces MRVTLPHTLGKDEVRRRMESRLGRASEKASNLIGGMAQVEAAWSDADHLTMTVSSMGFTVPSAVTIEETQLLFDVEIPAGMGFARGMIETMVREKGQKLLG; encoded by the coding sequence ATGCGCGTGACCCTGCCCCACACCCTCGGCAAGGATGAAGTCCGCCGCCGCATGGAAAGCCGTCTGGGCCGCGCCTCGGAAAAGGCCAGCAACCTGATCGGCGGGATGGCCCAGGTCGAAGCGGCGTGGAGCGATGCCGATCACCTGACGATGACCGTCTCCTCGATGGGCTTCACCGTCCCCTCCGCGGTGACGATCGAGGAAACCCAGCTCCTGTTCGACGTGGAAATCCCGGCTGGCATGGGCTTTGCGCGCGGCATGATCGAAACCATGGTCCGCGAAAAGGGGCAGAAGCTGCTCGGCTGA
- a CDS encoding toxic anion resistance protein: MASTPPLSAPGIQLTPPEPVPVVAPQQAAGLVPVAEDTRNKLEARAEAFVADLLAQDAASPEFGKRVDQLTAMGRKEISTAAGMSNRFLDRPIRAMDKDSGVGADLAQLRRTVEDLDPGRKGTLSSGRKLLGIIPLGNSMKKYFDGYVSAQGHIKAILDRLASGKDELLMDNAAIDVERQKLWEAMGNLEQMITIARLLDTKLEDAAADLDHTDPAKAKAIRESALFYTRQRAQDLLTQMAVTVQGYLALDLVKKNNVELVKGVDRASTTTVAALRTAVTVAQALTNQRLVLEQITALNTTTANIIDSTGKLLREQTGKIHEMAASSTVPLETLQRAFQNIYETMDTIDTFKIKALDSMKQTVETLSGEVEKSRGYIARTEGANKAAAEPGAPSLLSLEG; encoded by the coding sequence ATGGCCAGCACGCCGCCCCTCTCGGCCCCCGGAATCCAGCTGACCCCGCCCGAGCCGGTGCCCGTGGTTGCGCCCCAGCAGGCCGCCGGGCTCGTTCCCGTGGCCGAGGACACGCGCAACAAACTCGAAGCCCGTGCCGAAGCCTTCGTGGCCGACCTTCTGGCACAGGATGCCGCCAGCCCCGAATTCGGCAAGCGGGTCGACCAGTTGACCGCGATGGGCCGCAAGGAAATCAGCACGGCGGCGGGCATGTCGAATCGCTTCCTCGACCGTCCGATCCGGGCGATGGACAAGGATTCAGGCGTGGGCGCCGATCTCGCCCAGTTGCGCCGCACGGTCGAAGACCTCGATCCGGGCCGCAAGGGCACGCTCTCGTCGGGGCGCAAGCTCCTCGGGATCATCCCGCTGGGCAACAGCATGAAGAAGTACTTCGACGGCTACGTCTCGGCCCAGGGGCACATCAAGGCGATCCTCGACCGCCTCGCCTCGGGCAAGGACGAGCTGCTGATGGACAACGCCGCCATCGATGTCGAACGGCAGAAGCTGTGGGAGGCGATGGGCAACCTCGAACAGATGATCACCATCGCCCGCCTGCTCGATACCAAGCTGGAAGACGCCGCCGCCGATCTCGACCACACCGATCCGGCCAAGGCCAAGGCGATCCGCGAAAGCGCGCTGTTCTACACCCGCCAGCGCGCGCAGGACCTGCTCACGCAGATGGCCGTGACCGTGCAGGGCTATCTCGCGCTCGATCTGGTCAAGAAAAACAATGTCGAACTGGTCAAGGGCGTCGACCGCGCCAGCACGACGACCGTTGCCGCGCTGCGCACCGCCGTCACCGTCGCCCAGGCCCTGACCAACCAGCGCCTCGTCCTCGAACAGATCACCGCGCTCAACACCACGACCGCCAACATCATCGATTCGACCGGCAAGCTCCTGCGCGAGCAGACCGGCAAGATCCACGAGATGGCCGCCTCCAGCACGGTCCCCCTCGAAACGCTCCAGCGCGCGTTCCAGAACATCTACGAGACGATGGACACCATCGACACCTTCAAGATCAAGGCGCTCGATTCGATGAAGCAGACGGTCGAAACGCTCTCGGGCGAAGTGGAAAAGTCGCGCGGCTACATCGCGCGGACAGAGGGCGCCAACAAGGCCGCCGCCGAACCGGGCGCGCCCTCGCTGCTGAGCCTGGAGGGCTGA
- a CDS encoding cold-shock protein: MGFDRGRRGRGRDKRDGFGDDGFDPYGGGGFGGGYDRGGFGGGDRGGFGGGRSGGGFGGGDRGGFGGGDRGGFGGGRSGGGFGGGPRGGGGGGMPAQVVGTGKGVVKFFNGQKGFGFIQREDGGEDVFVHISAVERAGLEGLAEGQTLEFNLVDRGGKISAADLQVVGDVIPVAAKPAAPQRQLTGEKATGTVKFFNSMKGFGFITRDDGQPDAFVHISAVERSGLRELNEGDKLEFDLEVDRRGKYSAVNLVPRQD, encoded by the coding sequence ATGGGTTTTGACAGAGGGCGGCGTGGTCGCGGACGCGACAAGCGCGACGGTTTCGGCGACGACGGTTTCGATCCCTACGGCGGTGGCGGTTTCGGTGGCGGCTATGATCGCGGCGGCTTCGGCGGCGGTGATCGTGGTGGCTTCGGTGGCGGTCGCAGCGGCGGCGGCTTCGGTGGCGGTGATCGCGGCGGCTTCGGCGGTGGTGATCGCGGTGGCTTTGGTGGCGGTCGCAGTGGCGGCGGCTTCGGCGGCGGCCCGCGTGGCGGCGGTGGTGGCGGCATGCCCGCACAGGTCGTCGGCACCGGCAAGGGCGTCGTAAAGTTCTTCAACGGCCAGAAGGGCTTCGGCTTCATCCAGCGTGAAGACGGCGGCGAAGACGTGTTCGTTCACATCAGCGCTGTCGAACGTGCGGGCCTCGAAGGCCTGGCCGAAGGCCAGACGCTCGAATTCAACCTCGTCGATCGCGGTGGCAAGATCTCGGCGGCTGACCTTCAGGTCGTCGGCGATGTGATCCCCGTCGCTGCCAAGCCCGCTGCCCCGCAGCGTCAGCTGACCGGCGAAAAGGCCACTGGCACCGTCAAGTTCTTCAACAGCATGAAGGGCTTCGGCTTCATCACCCGTGATGATGGCCAGCCCGACGCGTTCGTGCACATCAGCGCCGTGGAACGTTCCGGCCTGCGTGAGCTCAACGAAGGCGACAAGCTGGAGTTCGACCTCGAGGTCGATCGACGAGGCAAGTACTCGGCGGTCAACCTGGTGCCGCGCCAGGACTGA
- the queC gene encoding 7-cyano-7-deazaguanine synthase QueC — MNDLASSTSSAPLAVVLLSGGLDSMVCAGLAQEQGYRVLALTIDYNQRHRVELDAARTIAARLGVERHVILPLDLRQFGGSALTDAIDVPKDGLGDDIPVTYVPARNLVFLSLALAWAEAAGSKDLFIGVNALDYSGYPDCRPEFIGGFQDLARVATKIGSEGGTVTVHAPLQHLKKSEIAQEAARLGLEAGESWSCYDPLPDGRACGECDSCRLRKAGFAEAGLIDGTRYGA, encoded by the coding sequence ATGAATGATCTTGCTTCTTCGACGTCCTCGGCCCCGCTGGCGGTCGTACTGCTTTCCGGTGGCCTCGATTCCATGGTCTGTGCCGGGCTTGCGCAGGAACAGGGCTATCGCGTTCTGGCCCTGACCATCGACTACAACCAGCGCCACCGTGTCGAACTCGATGCCGCGCGCACGATTGCCGCGCGCCTGGGGGTCGAGCGCCATGTGATCCTGCCGCTCGACTTGCGCCAGTTCGGCGGTTCGGCGCTGACCGATGCGATCGACGTGCCCAAGGACGGGCTGGGCGACGACATTCCGGTGACTTATGTGCCCGCGCGCAACCTCGTGTTCCTCTCGCTCGCGCTCGCCTGGGCCGAGGCGGCGGGCTCGAAAGACCTGTTCATCGGGGTCAATGCGCTCGACTATTCGGGCTACCCGGATTGCCGCCCCGAATTCATCGGCGGCTTTCAGGATCTGGCCCGCGTGGCCACCAAGATCGGCAGCGAGGGAGGCACGGTGACGGTCCACGCCCCGCTCCAGCACCTCAAGAAATCGGAAATCGCGCAGGAAGCGGCGCGGCTTGGGCTTGAGGCCGGGGAAAGCTGGTCGTGCTACGATCCGCTGCCCGATGGCCGGGCCTGCGGGGAATGCGACAGCTGCCGCCTGCGCAAGGCGGGCTTTGCCGAAGCGGGCCTGATCGACGGGACACGCTACGGCGCCTGA
- a CDS encoding fatty acyl-AMP ligase produces MTVTAAVAEKTALVPTPNDDAQPRRYADFATFCDALDYAAQGERGFNFHDPRGTLARVYPYAQLREDALVAARRMVAHGIKPGDRLALIAETGPDFAALFCGAIYAGAWPVPLPLPTSFGGKDNYIDQLAVQLASSDPVMLVYPGELDAMCSQAAARQGCAGLNWAQFNAGAISPDPLPQADPDAICYLQYSSGSTRFPHGVAVTHRALLSNLAGHAHGMQITDGDRCISWLPWYHDMGLVGCFLSPIANQVSVDYLKTEDFARRPLAWLDVISRNQGTTLSYSPTFGYDICARRISSQTNVAERFDLSRWRLAGNGADMIRPDVMQGFVNAFADAGFKAQAFFPSYGLAEATLAVTMMPPDEGIRVELVEEERLSGCPRDLSRPARYRAIVNCGVPVRGMELAIRGEDGQPLDHHHIGKVWCRGTSLMHSYFRDPESTAACMVDGWLDTGDMGYVNEKGYLFIVGRAKDMIIINGKNHWPQDIEWAVEQLPGFHQGDIAAFSVETENGEEAPAVLVHCRVSDPEERVKLRDQIRDKVRAITGMNCVVELVPPRTLPRTSSGKLSRAKAKKLYLSGEIEPYQLAA; encoded by the coding sequence ATGACCGTAACGGCCGCCGTCGCAGAAAAGACGGCCCTTGTTCCCACGCCCAATGACGATGCACAGCCGCGCCGTTATGCCGACTTTGCGACGTTCTGCGACGCGCTGGACTATGCCGCCCAGGGGGAACGCGGGTTCAATTTCCACGATCCGCGCGGCACGCTCGCCCGTGTCTATCCTTATGCGCAGCTGCGCGAGGATGCGCTGGTCGCCGCCCGCCGCATGGTCGCCCACGGGATCAAGCCGGGTGATCGTCTGGCGCTGATCGCCGAAACCGGCCCCGATTTCGCCGCGCTGTTCTGCGGCGCGATCTATGCCGGGGCCTGGCCGGTGCCCCTGCCCCTGCCCACCAGCTTTGGCGGCAAGGACAACTATATCGACCAGCTCGCCGTGCAGCTGGCCAGCTCCGATCCGGTCATGCTCGTCTATCCGGGCGAGCTTGACGCAATGTGCAGCCAGGCCGCCGCGCGCCAGGGCTGTGCGGGCCTCAACTGGGCGCAGTTCAACGCCGGCGCGATCAGCCCCGATCCGCTGCCGCAGGCCGATCCCGACGCGATCTGCTACCTCCAGTATTCGAGCGGCTCGACCCGCTTCCCCCATGGCGTGGCCGTCACCCACCGGGCGCTGCTGTCCAATCTGGCAGGCCATGCCCACGGCATGCAGATCACCGATGGCGACCGCTGCATCAGCTGGTTGCCGTGGTACCACGACATGGGTCTGGTCGGCTGCTTCCTCTCGCCGATCGCCAACCAGGTCTCTGTCGACTATCTCAAGACCGAAGATTTCGCCCGCCGTCCGCTGGCCTGGCTCGACGTGATCAGCCGCAACCAGGGCACCACGCTGTCCTATTCGCCGACGTTCGGCTACGACATCTGCGCCCGCCGCATTTCGAGCCAGACCAACGTGGCCGAGCGCTTCGACCTCTCGCGCTGGCGTCTGGCGGGCAACGGGGCCGACATGATCCGCCCCGATGTCATGCAGGGCTTCGTCAACGCCTTTGCCGACGCGGGCTTCAAGGCCCAGGCCTTCTTCCCCAGCTATGGCCTCGCCGAAGCGACTCTGGCGGTCACCATGATGCCGCCCGATGAAGGCATCCGCGTCGAGCTGGTCGAGGAAGAACGCCTTTCGGGCTGCCCGCGCGATCTCTCGCGCCCCGCGCGCTATCGCGCCATCGTCAACTGCGGCGTGCCCGTGCGTGGCATGGAACTGGCGATTCGCGGTGAAGACGGCCAGCCGCTCGACCATCACCACATCGGCAAGGTCTGGTGCCGTGGCACCTCGCTAATGCATTCCTATTTCCGCGACCCGGAATCGACCGCCGCCTGCATGGTCGACGGCTGGCTCGACACCGGCGACATGGGCTACGTCAACGAGAAGGGCTATCTGTTCATCGTGGGTCGCGCGAAGGACATGATCATCATCAACGGCAAGAACCACTGGCCGCAGGACATCGAGTGGGCTGTCGAACAGCTCCCCGGTTTCCACCAGGGCGACATTGCCGCCTTCTCGGTCGAGACCGAAAACGGCGAGGAAGCCCCCGCCGTGCTGGTCCACTGCCGCGTGTCCGACCCCGAGGAACGCGTGAAGCTGCGCGACCAGATCCGCGACAAGGTCCGCGCGATCACCGGCATGAACTGCGTGGTCGAACTGGTGCCCCCGCGCACCCTGCCGCGCACCAGCTCGGGCAAGCTCAGCCGCGCCAAGGCCAAGAAGCTGTATCTCTCGGGCGAGATCGAACCCTATCAGCTCGCCGCCTGA
- a CDS encoding aspartate aminotransferase family protein, whose product MSITPLMPVYPRCGVRPVRGEHCHLISEDGTRYLDFASGIAVNILGHSHPHLIGALQRQVETLMHVSNLYGSPQGEKLAQRLVDMTFADTVFFTNSGAEAVECAIKTARAYHQYHGQSPDRFEIIAFRNAFHGRTMGTISASDQDKMHKGFLPLLPGFHYVDFNDLEAAKALIGPHTAGILVEPIQGEGGIREGDEAFIKGLRELCDAHDLMLIFDEVQCGVARTGAMFAYEHYGIEPDIMAIAKGIGGGFPLGGCLASEKAARGMVIGTHGSTYGGNPLAMAAGEAVLDVVANAEFLGQVRATGDRLKARLEQFIGNYPDMFELVRGRGLMLGLKCKMEPRPFVAHMRDNHQVLAVSAGDMTLRILPPLVIDDSHIDEFMDKLSAAAASYAPPAPTA is encoded by the coding sequence ATGTCGATCACCCCGCTGATGCCCGTCTATCCCCGGTGCGGCGTGCGTCCGGTGCGAGGCGAGCATTGCCACCTGATTTCGGAAGACGGGACGCGCTATCTCGATTTCGCCAGCGGCATTGCCGTCAACATTCTGGGTCATTCGCATCCGCACCTGATCGGCGCGCTCCAGCGGCAGGTCGAGACGCTGATGCATGTCTCGAATCTCTATGGCAGCCCGCAGGGCGAGAAGCTGGCCCAGCGCCTGGTCGACATGACCTTTGCCGACACCGTGTTCTTCACCAATTCGGGGGCCGAGGCGGTGGAATGCGCGATCAAGACTGCGCGCGCCTATCACCAGTATCATGGCCAGAGCCCCGACCGCTTCGAGATCATCGCCTTCCGCAACGCCTTCCACGGGCGCACGATGGGCACGATCAGCGCGTCGGACCAGGACAAGATGCACAAGGGCTTCCTGCCCCTGCTGCCCGGCTTCCACTATGTCGATTTCAACGACCTTGAGGCGGCCAAGGCGCTGATCGGGCCGCACACGGCGGGCATTCTGGTCGAGCCGATCCAGGGCGAGGGCGGCATCCGCGAGGGGGACGAGGCCTTCATCAAGGGCCTGCGCGAACTGTGCGACGCGCACGACCTCATGCTGATCTTCGACGAAGTGCAGTGCGGCGTGGCCCGTACCGGCGCGATGTTCGCCTATGAACACTATGGCATCGAGCCCGACATCATGGCGATCGCCAAGGGCATCGGCGGCGGTTTCCCGCTCGGCGGGTGCCTGGCCAGCGAAAAGGCGGCGCGCGGCATGGTGATCGGCACCCACGGCAGCACCTATGGCGGCAACCCGCTGGCCATGGCGGCGGGCGAGGCCGTGCTCGACGTGGTCGCCAATGCCGAATTCCTCGGCCAGGTCCGTGCCACGGGCGATCGCCTCAAGGCGCGGCTCGAACAGTTCATCGGCAACTATCCCGACATGTTCGAACTCGTGCGCGGGCGCGGGCTGATGCTGGGCCTCAAGTGCAAGATGGAGCCGCGTCCTTTCGTGGCCCACATGCGCGACAATCATCAGGTTCTGGCGGTTTCGGCGGGCGACATGACGCTGCGCATCCTGCCCCCGCTGGTGATCGACGACAGCCACATCGACGAATTCATGGACAAGCTTTCGGCGGCCGCCGCCAGCTATGCTCCCCCTGCACCGACAGCGTGA
- a CDS encoding TIGR01244 family sulfur transferase, which translates to MSQFRQIDSHFLASPQITLDDVAAAQALGVKLIVNNRPEGESDDQTPGSAIEAAAHAAGIAYVAIPVTHAGFSMPQVEAMQKALAQAGEAPVLGYCRSGTRSTLLWALAQAANGANPFEIAAKAASGGYDISPIRAQVDILSARAN; encoded by the coding sequence ATGTCCCAGTTCCGCCAGATCGACAGCCACTTCCTGGCCAGCCCGCAGATCACCCTCGACGATGTTGCCGCCGCGCAGGCGCTCGGGGTGAAGCTGATCGTCAACAATCGCCCCGAAGGCGAATCCGACGACCAGACGCCCGGCTCTGCCATCGAGGCCGCCGCCCATGCCGCAGGGATCGCCTATGTCGCCATTCCCGTGACCCACGCCGGTTTCTCGATGCCGCAAGTCGAGGCGATGCAGAAGGCGCTGGCGCAAGCGGGCGAGGCGCCGGTCCTTGGCTATTGCCGTTCGGGCACGCGCTCGACCCTGCTCTGGGCCCTTGCCCAGGCCGCCAACGGCGCCAATCCGTTCGAAATCGCCGCCAAGGCCGCCTCGGGCGGGTACGACATCAGCCCGATCCGCGCCCAGGTCGACATCCTGAGCGCCCGCGCCAACTGA